One window of Paludibacter propionicigenes WB4 genomic DNA carries:
- a CDS encoding helix-turn-helix transcriptional regulator produces the protein MDEATFIIAENCDLCRLGLTCIIQDQVQSPTIVTVSSKLELHKALLYNEDATVIIDFESLAIDNIEEVIVLSDCFPRSNWLFMGDIPDESFLMPLTASFERANFILKSNEYDVITMAILDTLSGKKYFCSEALQIIMDGHNRKKESSGKRDLLTHTELELIQLFTQGKTAKEIADSRCLSHHTINTHRKNIFRKLEINNVQELIKFALKNGLVDLTEYYI, from the coding sequence ATGGACGAAGCTACTTTTATAATTGCTGAGAATTGCGATTTATGTCGATTGGGACTCACTTGTATCATTCAAGATCAAGTCCAGTCACCTACTATTGTGACAGTTTCAAGTAAGTTGGAATTGCACAAGGCGCTGCTGTATAATGAGGATGCAACTGTCATCATTGATTTTGAAAGCTTGGCCATAGATAACATAGAAGAAGTAATCGTACTATCCGACTGTTTTCCACGATCTAATTGGTTGTTTATGGGTGATATTCCTGATGAGTCTTTTCTGATGCCATTAACTGCCTCCTTTGAACGAGCTAACTTTATTCTCAAATCAAACGAGTACGATGTGATCACCATGGCTATTTTGGATACACTTTCCGGCAAAAAGTATTTTTGTAGCGAAGCACTTCAGATTATCATGGATGGGCATAATCGAAAAAAAGAATCTTCCGGTAAACGAGATTTGCTTACTCACACCGAATTGGAGCTTATTCAGTTATTTACGCAAGGGAAGACTGCAAAAGAAATTGCCGATTCGCGTTGTCTGAGTCACCACACCATTAATACACATCGCAAGAATATATTTCGCAAACTGGAAATCAACAATGTACAGGAGCTGATCAAGTTTGCTTTGAAAAATGGCTTGGTAGATCTGACAGAGTATTATATCTAG
- a CDS encoding anaerobic sulfatase-maturation protein, protein MNKTIQFNPLKYPVYVMAKAIGPACNLRCSYCYYLDKKSLSPNNSSNRMSEETLELFIEQYINAQPGEEVLFTWHGGEPLLMGIEYYQRAIRLQKVYGRNRRIENVLQTNGTLLTEEWCKFFKENNFLIGLSIDGPEHCHNRYRRTIGNDGSFQKAMNGIKLLQKHQVEFNVLSVVNDYNAQYPLEVYRFFKLIGAKYIQFSPVVERLNAESGLLTAPDNTEGKLTSWSVGALEYGQFLSAIFDEWVRNDVGQIYVTTFDATLAGYVGVAPCTCIFSETCGHASALEANGDLYSCDHFVFPEFKQGNIHQKTITEMMLSPAQFKFGNDKRDKLSSACKQCQFLKACHGECPKNRILKLSDGSAHNYLCSGLKHYFNHVHPYMQFMANELKHKRPPANVIHWARAKDI, encoded by the coding sequence ATGAACAAAACCATTCAATTCAACCCGCTGAAATATCCTGTTTACGTTATGGCCAAAGCTATTGGTCCGGCTTGTAACCTGCGTTGCAGCTACTGCTATTACCTAGATAAAAAAAGTTTAAGCCCGAATAATAGTTCCAATAGAATGAGCGAAGAAACGCTTGAATTATTTATTGAACAATATATCAATGCTCAACCGGGTGAAGAAGTGCTTTTTACATGGCATGGTGGAGAACCTCTTCTTATGGGAATTGAGTATTATCAGCGTGCCATTCGCTTACAAAAGGTTTATGGGCGAAATCGCAGGATAGAAAACGTATTGCAAACTAATGGAACTTTACTTACCGAGGAATGGTGCAAATTTTTCAAGGAGAATAATTTTCTGATCGGACTTTCTATTGACGGCCCGGAGCATTGCCATAATCGATATCGACGGACTATCGGTAACGATGGTTCTTTCCAGAAAGCAATGAATGGAATAAAATTGCTTCAAAAACATCAGGTAGAATTCAACGTACTGTCGGTGGTAAATGACTACAATGCTCAATATCCGCTCGAAGTATATCGTTTTTTCAAACTAATAGGTGCTAAATACATTCAATTTTCGCCAGTTGTAGAAAGGTTGAATGCAGAATCAGGATTGCTTACCGCACCTGATAACACGGAAGGAAAGCTCACTTCGTGGTCGGTTGGAGCATTGGAGTATGGACAGTTTTTGTCAGCTATTTTTGATGAGTGGGTTCGAAATGATGTAGGACAAATATATGTTACAACCTTTGATGCTACGCTAGCGGGCTATGTTGGAGTGGCGCCATGTACCTGTATTTTTTCAGAGACTTGTGGTCATGCGTCAGCTCTCGAAGCTAACGGTGATTTGTATAGCTGCGATCATTTTGTTTTTCCGGAATTTAAGCAGGGAAATATCCATCAAAAAACCATTACAGAAATGATGCTTTCGCCGGCACAATTCAAATTTGGAAATGACAAGCGTGATAAGTTATCATCAGCATGTAAACAATGCCAATTTCTGAAAGCATGTCATGGGGAGTGCCCCAAGAATCGCATTCTAAAATTGTCAGATGGATCGGCTCACAATTATCTCTGTTCAGGTCTTAAACACTACTTTAATCATGTACATCCTTACATGCAGTTTATGGCTAATGAGTTAAAACATAAGCGCCCACCTGCTAATGTTATACACTGGGCAAGAGCTAAAGATATTTGA
- a CDS encoding TlpA disulfide reductase family protein, with protein MKLNKKYWMVILLLVATMSILLAQQKARNKQTPPHFLINGEINLPSGTIYLKGFHNKIFFNIDSTQIINGHFKFKGSVKNPDLFGLSTDRNETFNPYYIFIENTPIKVLIDTANHHPIKIYGSASNDLFESFKAARRGYKIDSLITAQPQSPVAAYILYRNYANDLSVNQLEKNLALFDPSLADLSYIKELKEILAIKKQVDVGQKAIDFSALTPDGKLLKLSQFYGNYLLLDFWASWCGPCRRENPNLVRIYNKFKSKGFNIFAVSLDQKRENWIEAISKDNLTWTHVSDLKFWNSEPARLYAVRNIPSNVLIDPHGNIVARNLRGEELEKKLDEVFK; from the coding sequence ATGAAACTCAATAAAAAATACTGGATGGTAATATTGCTGTTGGTTGCAACTATGTCCATTCTGTTGGCACAACAGAAAGCAAGGAATAAACAAACTCCTCCGCATTTTTTGATCAATGGGGAAATCAATCTCCCATCGGGAACCATTTATCTAAAAGGCTTCCATAATAAGATTTTTTTCAACATTGATTCTACTCAAATAATAAACGGTCATTTTAAATTCAAAGGTAGTGTAAAGAATCCCGATTTATTTGGGTTAAGTACAGACAGAAATGAAACGTTCAACCCATACTATATTTTCATCGAAAATACTCCAATAAAAGTGCTCATTGATACAGCTAATCATCATCCAATCAAAATATATGGTTCAGCTTCAAATGATCTTTTTGAAAGTTTCAAAGCCGCTCGCAGAGGATATAAAATTGATTCGCTTATAACAGCTCAACCCCAATCACCCGTGGCAGCTTATATTTTATATCGTAATTATGCTAATGATTTATCGGTGAATCAGCTTGAAAAGAATCTTGCACTTTTCGATCCGTCATTAGCTGATTTGAGTTACATTAAAGAACTGAAAGAAATTCTTGCAATAAAAAAGCAGGTGGATGTTGGGCAGAAAGCCATTGACTTCTCGGCATTAACACCTGATGGTAAATTATTGAAACTTTCTCAGTTCTATGGTAATTATTTATTACTTGATTTTTGGGCTTCGTGGTGTGGTCCTTGCCGACGTGAAAATCCCAATCTGGTGAGAATATATAATAAATTTAAATCTAAAGGATTCAATATCTTTGCCGTATCACTAGATCAAAAAAGAGAAAACTGGATAGAGGCGATTTCTAAAGATAATTTAACTTGGACGCATGTATCTGATTTGAAGTTTTGGAATAGTGAACCTGCAAGATTGTATGCTGTACGGAATATACCCTCTAATGTATTAATTGACCCTCACGGAAACATCGTAGCACGAAATCTAAGAGGAGAAGAATTAGAGAAAAAACTGGATGAAGTCTTTAAGTGA
- a CDS encoding PstS family phosphate ABC transporter substrate-binding protein → MKKIVTLTLVFAVILGLTNQVQAQKNELKGQISLSGAFALYPLAVKWAEEFKKLHPNVKIDVSGGGAGKGITDALAKVVDLGMVSREVKPEEVAQGAWFVAVAKDAVVPTINAKNPKIKELLAKGLTQAAATKIFITEEYKTWGQVLGVQSNIPLHLYVRSDACGAGETWAKYLGNKKQEDLKGTAVFGDPGVASAVQKDPLGLGYNNIAYAYDLKTKKPNSGILVLPIDVNNNGKIDAAENFYATSNQLISAIAQGKYPSPPARDLYLVANGKPTNPAVVAFLKFILTEGQKYNVPNGYISLPKEKLNKGIAKLK, encoded by the coding sequence ATGAAAAAGATTGTAACATTAACACTCGTATTTGCGGTTATTTTGGGACTTACCAATCAGGTACAAGCCCAAAAAAATGAACTTAAAGGACAAATTTCATTATCAGGGGCTTTTGCTCTTTATCCATTAGCCGTTAAATGGGCTGAGGAGTTTAAAAAACTTCACCCTAATGTCAAAATTGATGTTTCTGGTGGTGGAGCTGGTAAGGGAATAACTGATGCCTTGGCAAAAGTTGTAGATTTAGGTATGGTTTCAAGAGAAGTTAAACCGGAGGAAGTTGCTCAAGGTGCATGGTTTGTAGCCGTGGCGAAAGATGCCGTTGTGCCAACTATCAATGCAAAGAACCCTAAAATCAAGGAATTGTTGGCTAAAGGATTAACACAGGCTGCTGCAACCAAAATCTTTATAACCGAAGAATATAAAACATGGGGACAAGTATTGGGTGTACAAAGCAATATTCCGCTTCATCTTTATGTACGTTCAGATGCATGCGGTGCCGGCGAAACCTGGGCTAAATATCTTGGAAATAAAAAACAGGAAGACCTGAAAGGGACTGCCGTTTTTGGTGATCCCGGAGTGGCATCGGCTGTTCAGAAAGATCCACTTGGTTTGGGTTATAACAACATAGCATATGCCTATGATTTGAAAACTAAAAAACCAAATTCCGGCATTTTGGTATTGCCTATTGATGTAAATAATAATGGAAAGATTGATGCTGCCGAAAATTTTTATGCAACATCTAATCAATTGATTTCAGCTATTGCGCAAGGTAAGTATCCTTCACCTCCTGCTCGCGATTTGTATCTGGTTGCAAATGGAAAACCTACAAATCCTGCAGTAGTTGCATTTTTGAAATTTATCCTTACCGAAGGTCAAAAATACAATGTTCCAAACGGTTATATCAGTCTGCCAAAAGAAAAATTGAATAAAGGAATTGCCAAACTGAAATAA
- a CDS encoding SusD/RagB family nutrient-binding outer membrane lipoprotein: protein MLKNILYIIIFALALSSCNSTLDEINKNPNATETPLPPYLLTSTLKQGADLYWGSESNFNSSLLFVQQWAKIQYAEPDRYDVSNTSFTSLWNTGYSTLITDLNTILNFSDQQANSNYKGIALTLRSWTFLLLTDAYGSIPYKEAGLKVTPAYNTQKEVYTGLLEDLKQAQSLLGTANGTVTGDLAYKGNIAKWKKLVNSLRLRIALRISDKEPALAKQAVIDATTDAAGLISSNSEIFQFVYTSSPQQNPASAWFETRDDYRISKTLVDKLYELSDPRLPVYAQLPSDASVGKYVGGANGLSNSAANSQGFAKTSKPGTYFLTSQSPAVIFTYSEVLFDLSEAVARGYIAGDAEQFYKNAITASFNQFGITDATVISNYLNQSIVKYDATNYAKSIGIQKWIAFFGQGLDAFAEWRRLDYPQLTAGPATVLDGQIPSRFFYPGTEQSLNGASYQAAVAVQGKDILTTKLWFDAK, encoded by the coding sequence ATGCTAAAAAATATATTATATATAATCATATTCGCACTTGCATTAAGCTCTTGCAACAGCACATTGGATGAAATCAATAAAAATCCAAATGCAACTGAAACGCCACTGCCACCTTACCTGTTAACCAGCACTTTAAAACAGGGTGCCGATCTCTACTGGGGTTCGGAAAGTAATTTTAATTCATCGTTGTTGTTTGTTCAGCAATGGGCAAAGATTCAGTATGCCGAACCAGACAGATATGATGTATCTAACACTAGTTTCACCTCTTTGTGGAACACAGGCTATTCAACACTTATCACGGACTTGAACACGATTCTGAATTTCTCAGATCAACAAGCTAATTCAAACTATAAAGGAATTGCGCTGACATTGCGTTCTTGGACATTCCTATTGCTGACAGATGCTTATGGAAGTATTCCTTACAAAGAAGCTGGTCTGAAAGTAACGCCGGCTTATAATACTCAAAAAGAAGTGTATACCGGTTTGCTCGAAGATTTGAAGCAAGCTCAATCTTTGCTGGGTACTGCCAATGGTACTGTTACAGGTGATTTGGCTTATAAAGGCAATATTGCGAAATGGAAAAAACTGGTGAACTCGCTTCGTTTGCGTATTGCGTTACGTATTTCGGATAAAGAACCTGCATTGGCTAAACAAGCAGTGATTGATGCAACTACGGATGCAGCTGGTTTAATTAGCAGCAACAGTGAAATATTCCAGTTTGTTTACACCAGTTCGCCACAGCAAAATCCGGCTTCAGCATGGTTCGAGACCCGAGATGATTATCGCATATCTAAGACTCTGGTTGATAAATTATATGAATTGTCCGATCCGCGTTTACCGGTCTATGCTCAATTACCTTCAGATGCTAGTGTAGGAAAATACGTTGGTGGTGCTAATGGATTGTCAAACAGTGCTGCTAATAGTCAGGGTTTTGCCAAAACATCAAAACCGGGTACTTACTTCCTGACTTCGCAATCACCGGCAGTAATTTTCACTTACTCCGAAGTGTTATTCGATCTTTCTGAAGCTGTGGCTCGTGGTTACATTGCAGGTGATGCTGAGCAATTCTATAAAAATGCAATTACAGCATCATTCAACCAATTTGGCATTACCGATGCAACCGTTATCTCCAATTATCTTAACCAGTCAATTGTGAAATACGATGCAACGAATTATGCCAAGTCAATTGGTATACAAAAATGGATTGCATTTTTCGGACAGGGATTGGATGCTTTTGCAGAATGGAGAAGACTTGATTATCCTCAGTTGACTGCAGGTCCGGCTACTGTTTTGGACGGACAGATACCTTCGCGTTTCTTCTATCCGGGAACTGAGCAATCGTTGAATGGTGCTAGTTATCAGGCTGCAGTAGCTGTACAGGGGAAAGACATACTTACTACAAAATTGTGGTTTGATGCCAAATAA
- a CDS encoding SusC/RagA family TonB-linked outer membrane protein: MTKKLLFPKNKKGRNQYARKSVVTLLLVVLTTLSVYAQQIIVKGVVLDESTKLSVIGATIKIKGQNGGAVTDVKGDFSLNVKSLPITLLVSSVGYKNQEIDVYENEPVTAYLSENVNRLNEVVVTALGISKEKKSLGYTMQELKSKDLQNTKETNILNSITGKIAGVRITNSQGDMGSSRIVIRGETSIAGNNQPLFVVDGVPVDNSQLNYGGATRDFKNAIADLNPEDIESLSVLKGPNAAALYGSRAAHGVILITTKSGKGQKGLGVTLTSGITVSNVTTLPDYQNVFGQGSNGKFSYVDGKGGGVNDGVDESWGPKMDGRLIPQFYSNGVAVPFVAHPDNVKDFFNTGLTFDNGISVAGSDAKSDFRLGVNNQKQKGTVPNSEVNKTNFSINANYQLSKNIKVGVTADYVVTSAPTLPGGPSGNRAAGVMLQFLWFGRQVDINELKNNWNNNWNNSYYSNPYWNANYNTTSQQRNRLIGDIHLEAKIIDGLNFKFRTGTDYYNDRRKYTIKYGTSGTPFGSYAEDAYTVDEKNTEAILQYTKKLNEDFSLDALAGFNVRNRSYANNYQKAPRLAVPDLYTLTNSRDALTSSNSFSKLRVYSGYASAQLGYKNYAYLNLTARNDWSSTLPSSNRSYFYPSINGSLVLSEALNLKSNTLDFLKIRGGWSEVGNDADPYQLSTVYNFQTAFDGNPIQTSSQKKLNPDLKPETTRSTELGLESSFLKNRVHFDVAYYNTNSFDQILEIKTTAASGYTSQLINAGKINNHGIEIQLDGTPIEGRNFKWNVGLNYSSNKSKVEILDYDGKIQNYTIGSSGGVDVLASVGKAYGTLYGTAYLRDANGNIVVGANGLPKADPQNRVLGHYTPDWLGGITNTITYKHLELSFLIDASVGGKIFSGTNRTGIYTGVLAQTLPGRDAAHGGLNYYYPGNNTAGTKTLLTTATAPNGETVYDDGVIFTGVYANGSPNTQVISAQEYYKASYNISEAYVYSSSFVKLREVKLTYNFNKKLIKKIGFDGASITATGRNLFFIYKSVPNIDPETAFNTGNAQGLESLALPTTRSFSFNVNLKF, encoded by the coding sequence ATGACAAAAAAACTTTTATTTCCAAAAAACAAAAAAGGACGAAATCAGTATGCTCGTAAAAGTGTTGTCACCCTTTTACTTGTGGTGTTGACTACTTTGTCAGTTTATGCACAACAGATTATCGTTAAGGGTGTAGTACTTGATGAAAGTACAAAACTATCTGTGATTGGTGCTACAATCAAAATTAAAGGACAGAATGGAGGTGCCGTAACCGATGTAAAGGGTGACTTTAGCCTGAATGTAAAGTCGCTTCCTATAACTTTATTGGTGTCGAGTGTAGGATATAAAAATCAGGAAATTGATGTTTATGAAAACGAACCTGTGACGGCTTATCTTTCGGAAAATGTAAACAGATTGAACGAAGTGGTGGTTACCGCATTGGGTATTTCAAAAGAGAAAAAATCGCTGGGTTATACTATGCAGGAGCTCAAAAGCAAAGACCTTCAAAATACAAAAGAAACCAACATTCTTAATAGTATAACGGGTAAAATAGCCGGAGTCAGAATTACTAATTCGCAAGGTGATATGGGATCTTCACGTATCGTTATTCGTGGTGAAACGTCAATAGCCGGAAATAACCAACCGCTGTTTGTTGTCGATGGAGTGCCGGTAGATAACTCACAGTTGAACTATGGTGGAGCAACCCGTGATTTCAAAAACGCTATTGCCGATCTAAATCCTGAAGACATTGAATCGTTAAGTGTATTGAAAGGGCCAAATGCGGCAGCTCTTTACGGATCGCGTGCTGCACACGGTGTGATTCTTATCACCACAAAATCGGGAAAAGGCCAAAAAGGTCTGGGCGTGACGTTGACCTCCGGTATTACCGTTTCTAATGTTACCACTTTACCCGATTATCAGAACGTATTTGGACAAGGATCAAATGGTAAGTTTAGCTATGTAGATGGTAAAGGAGGTGGCGTTAATGATGGCGTTGATGAAAGTTGGGGACCCAAGATGGATGGTCGCCTCATTCCACAGTTTTACTCAAATGGGGTAGCTGTACCGTTTGTGGCTCATCCTGATAATGTGAAAGACTTCTTCAATACCGGTCTTACTTTTGATAATGGTATTTCTGTAGCCGGATCCGATGCAAAATCTGATTTCCGTTTGGGAGTAAATAACCAAAAACAAAAAGGAACAGTACCTAATAGTGAAGTAAACAAAACAAACTTCTCAATTAACGCTAACTATCAATTATCCAAGAATATAAAGGTAGGCGTTACAGCTGACTATGTTGTTACCAGTGCTCCAACCCTTCCGGGCGGACCATCAGGTAACCGTGCAGCCGGGGTAATGCTTCAGTTCCTTTGGTTCGGACGTCAGGTTGACATCAACGAATTGAAGAATAACTGGAATAACAACTGGAACAATAGCTATTACAGCAATCCGTATTGGAATGCTAATTATAATACTACCAGTCAGCAACGTAACCGCTTAATTGGTGATATTCATCTGGAAGCAAAAATTATTGATGGACTTAACTTCAAATTCCGCACGGGAACCGATTATTATAATGATCGCCGAAAATATACGATCAAATATGGTACAAGCGGAACTCCTTTCGGATCCTATGCCGAAGATGCTTACACTGTTGACGAGAAAAATACGGAGGCTATCTTGCAATATACTAAGAAGCTGAATGAAGATTTTAGTTTAGATGCTCTTGCCGGATTCAATGTTCGTAACCGCAGCTATGCTAATAATTACCAAAAAGCACCACGTTTAGCGGTACCGGATTTGTATACGTTGACCAACTCGCGCGATGCACTTACTTCGTCGAACTCATTTTCAAAATTGAGAGTGTACAGTGGTTACGCGTCAGCTCAATTGGGCTATAAGAATTATGCCTATCTGAACCTGACAGCCCGTAATGATTGGTCGTCGACATTGCCTAGCAGTAACCGTTCATATTTCTATCCATCAATCAACGGAAGTTTAGTATTGTCCGAAGCATTGAACCTGAAGAGCAATACGCTTGATTTCTTGAAAATACGTGGTGGTTGGTCGGAAGTTGGTAATGATGCTGATCCTTACCAATTGTCAACCGTTTATAATTTTCAAACAGCATTCGACGGAAACCCGATTCAAACATCTTCGCAAAAGAAACTGAATCCGGATCTGAAACCGGAAACAACACGTTCTACTGAGTTAGGTCTTGAGTCATCTTTCTTGAAAAACAGAGTGCATTTTGATGTTGCATATTATAATACCAATAGTTTTGACCAAATTCTGGAAATAAAAACAACTGCAGCAAGCGGTTATACTTCACAGTTGATCAATGCAGGTAAAATAAACAATCATGGTATCGAAATCCAGTTGGATGGAACTCCTATTGAAGGTCGTAATTTCAAATGGAATGTAGGTTTAAACTATTCAAGCAATAAAAGTAAAGTAGAAATTCTTGACTATGATGGAAAAATTCAAAACTATACAATTGGTTCTTCCGGCGGTGTAGACGTATTGGCATCGGTTGGAAAAGCTTACGGTACATTGTACGGTACGGCATATCTGCGCGATGCAAATGGAAATATCGTAGTAGGTGCTAACGGATTGCCGAAAGCCGATCCTCAAAACAGAGTGTTGGGACATTATACTCCCGATTGGTTAGGTGGTATCACCAACACGATTACTTACAAACATCTTGAATTATCGTTCCTTATTGATGCAAGTGTAGGTGGAAAAATATTTTCAGGAACCAACCGAACAGGTATTTATACAGGGGTGCTAGCACAAACTCTTCCTGGTCGCGATGCAGCTCACGGCGGACTAAACTATTATTACCCGGGAAATAACACTGCCGGTACAAAGACCTTACTAACAACTGCTACTGCTCCAAATGGTGAAACAGTATATGATGATGGAGTTATCTTTACAGGTGTATATGCCAATGGATCACCCAATACTCAGGTAATCAGTGCTCAGGAGTATTACAAAGCGTCCTATAATATCAGCGAAGCTTATGTTTACAGTTCAAGTTTTGTGAAGTTGAGAGAAGTAAAACTTACTTATAATTTCAATAAAAAGCTGATTAAGAAGATCGGATTTGATGGAGCCAGTATAACTGCTACAGGTCGTAATCTCTTCTTTATTTACAAGTCGGTGCCTAATATCGATCCTGAAACAGCATTCAACACGGGAAATGCTCAAGGACTGGAAAGTCTTGCATTGCCAACTACCAGAAGCTTTAGCTTTAATGTCAATCTCAAATTTTAA
- a CDS encoding sulfurtransferase TusA family protein: MYKLPTTLTEDIAYFGTLIDDFHQGKIEPVKFKGTRVPMGIYEQRKDGTYMVRVRCTGGYISPQQLKQVALTAQSHHSTLLHITTRQEIQIHHISIDQVKTILPELQKVELSSKGGGGNTVRNFLVDVNSGISHTEVFDVLPYAVDLTTKLIAKPDSFSLPRKLKIAFSTSESKADFAVINDLGFIATIKDGKRGFKVYLGGSVASNPTLGWELFDFAPEEELINIAIAAKRFFNNHGNRKNKHKARIRYIFYKEGEEKTKELFFNYYNEIKAKENVVYTPASLNFEYRNPSFAASDVHSSEFELWKKQHASSQKQNGLFSTIVSFVNGNTDSETLLKIAGFASEFGNDVLRFTARQQLQLRNIPEKYLGNVYLLLKELNIPTELPVVIDNIVSCTGADTCRLGICYSKGASLALRKKLGKSKLNLNEVSELQINISGCPNSCAQQIWSDIGFSGRVGRNERMYAAYNVYVGAQKGNNPQLGEAIGTVSAKDLPQFTEDILADYISVKVAHSSFRNYLDANGKDKIKSLVEKYKDIPDFDEDKNYYYDWGSEELFSVANKGPAECSAGLFDMIDVDLNFIKQGFDSLKSETEANKINQILFDIVFSSARMLLVTKGAEPRITAEAFELFIDKFINEGLVDESFKDLVKIAQTNPDTDFSTRKEEIVSLSDAVIKLYEGMDDSLQFKVPSTKQIETQQENPVQEIKTTDVDIRVKDYRGVACPMNFVKTKIELATMKSGELLEIWLDDGQPIQNVPGSVRNEGHQVVSVIQEGLFWKVMIRKKRFSFG, from the coding sequence ATGTACAAATTACCAACTACTCTCACAGAAGATATTGCTTACTTCGGAACACTTATTGATGATTTCCATCAGGGAAAGATTGAACCTGTAAAGTTTAAAGGAACGCGAGTGCCAATGGGTATTTACGAGCAACGTAAAGATGGGACATACATGGTTCGTGTTCGTTGTACCGGCGGATATATCAGCCCGCAACAACTAAAGCAAGTGGCTCTGACTGCTCAAAGCCACCATTCTACACTATTGCACATCACCACTCGTCAGGAAATTCAGATTCATCACATTAGCATCGATCAGGTGAAAACGATTTTACCCGAACTGCAAAAGGTTGAACTATCATCGAAAGGTGGCGGAGGTAATACAGTACGTAATTTTTTGGTAGATGTAAACAGCGGCATTAGTCACACCGAAGTTTTTGATGTGTTGCCTTATGCCGTAGATTTGACTACCAAGTTAATTGCTAAACCTGACTCATTCAGTTTACCTCGCAAACTGAAGATTGCATTCTCTACAAGTGAATCAAAGGCGGATTTTGCTGTTATTAATGATTTGGGATTTATTGCTACGATTAAAGATGGAAAACGAGGTTTTAAAGTTTATCTGGGTGGTTCGGTGGCATCAAATCCAACGCTTGGATGGGAATTGTTCGATTTTGCTCCCGAGGAAGAATTAATCAATATAGCTATTGCCGCCAAAAGATTTTTCAATAACCACGGTAACCGTAAGAATAAGCATAAAGCCCGAATCCGTTACATCTTTTACAAAGAAGGTGAAGAAAAAACCAAAGAATTATTCTTCAATTACTACAATGAGATTAAAGCTAAAGAGAATGTAGTTTATACTCCCGCTAGTTTGAATTTTGAATATAGAAATCCTTCATTTGCAGCATCTGACGTACATTCTTCTGAATTTGAATTGTGGAAGAAACAGCATGCATCGTCTCAAAAGCAAAACGGACTTTTCTCTACTATCGTTTCTTTTGTAAATGGGAATACTGATAGTGAAACACTGTTGAAAATTGCCGGTTTTGCTTCTGAATTTGGAAATGACGTATTGCGTTTCACAGCTCGTCAGCAACTTCAATTACGAAATATTCCCGAAAAATATCTGGGAAATGTATACCTCCTGCTTAAGGAACTGAATATTCCAACAGAACTTCCGGTTGTTATAGATAATATCGTTTCTTGTACCGGAGCTGATACCTGTAGATTAGGCATTTGTTATTCTAAGGGTGCTTCGCTGGCTTTACGAAAAAAACTGGGTAAAAGTAAGCTGAATTTAAACGAGGTTAGCGAATTGCAAATCAACATTTCAGGTTGTCCTAATTCATGTGCTCAGCAAATTTGGTCCGACATAGGCTTTTCAGGTAGAGTGGGACGCAATGAAAGAATGTATGCAGCTTACAATGTATATGTTGGTGCTCAAAAAGGAAATAATCCACAGTTAGGCGAGGCTATAGGAACAGTAAGTGCCAAAGATTTGCCACAATTTACGGAAGATATTTTGGCGGATTACATTAGTGTAAAAGTTGCGCACTCTTCATTCCGAAACTATTTGGATGCTAATGGCAAGGACAAAATAAAATCGTTGGTAGAGAAATACAAGGACATTCCCGATTTCGATGAGGATAAAAACTATTATTACGATTGGGGAAGTGAGGAACTCTTCTCGGTTGCAAACAAAGGACCGGCAGAGTGTTCGGCGGGATTGTTTGATATGATAGATGTAGATTTGAATTTTATCAAACAAGGTTTTGACTCATTGAAAAGCGAAACAGAAGCAAATAAGATTAATCAAATCCTGTTTGACATCGTTTTTTCGTCAGCGCGCATGTTGTTGGTGACTAAAGGAGCAGAGCCTAGAATAACTGCTGAGGCTTTTGAACTTTTTATTGATAAATTTATAAACGAAGGCTTGGTGGACGAATCGTTTAAAGACTTGGTAAAAATTGCTCAAACCAATCCGGATACTGATTTTTCAACAAGAAAAGAGGAGATCGTCTCATTGTCTGATGCGGTAATAAAATTGTACGAAGGCATGGACGATTCTTTGCAATTTAAAGTTCCTTCTACGAAACAAATTGAAACGCAACAGGAAAATCCTGTTCAGGAAATAAAAACAACCGACGTTGATATTCGCGTAAAAGACTATCGTGGGGTGGCTTGTCCGATGAACTTTGTAAAAACAAAAATTGAACTGGCGACCATGAAATCGGGTGAATTGTTAGAGATCTGGCTTGATGATGGACAACCAATTCAAAACGTACCGGGATCGGTTCGGAATGAAGGCCATCAAGTGGTTTCAGTAATTCAGGAAGGTCTTTTTTGGAAAGTTATGATTAGAAAAAAAAGATTTTCATTTGGTTAA